One window of the Spirochaetota bacterium genome contains the following:
- a CDS encoding alpha/beta hydrolase yields MKKILIVIALIIAALIAVDAYLSHITYNYNPKKLPATFDEYYQTKLKESKEKGVRPNNEEKLLKFAPKTKIAMLYIHGYGASRGEGQFVIDTIAKKLQYNTYYLRLPGHGTNMDDHKKTEYYQILDTAIEAAQMAKLLGEKLVIIGTSMGGTIATYIAAQHPDIPDAIILVSPFYRFANPVGNALFFRPFFKTVLLFTTYRERKDPYDDPNDNWTMYWYAKNYWASLHSLLDLADLIAHDDTYKKVSCPVLLLYYYKDKEHKDGSAQVEAMLKAYDTFNNGHPNPLSRKVAIENGDHVLLSKYVKSDWDKAEKAITVFLHDLAKN; encoded by the coding sequence ATGAAAAAAATATTAATAGTAATTGCTCTTATTATCGCTGCACTTATAGCAGTTGATGCATATCTATCGCATATTACATATAATTATAATCCCAAAAAGCTTCCTGCTACATTTGATGAATACTACCAAACAAAACTTAAAGAAAGCAAAGAAAAAGGGGTTCGCCCTAACAATGAAGAAAAACTTTTGAAGTTTGCTCCAAAAACAAAAATAGCAATGCTCTACATTCACGGATATGGAGCCTCACGTGGTGAAGGCCAATTTGTCATAGATACTATCGCTAAAAAATTGCAGTACAATACTTACTACTTGCGTTTACCGGGCCATGGCACCAATATGGATGATCATAAAAAAACAGAATATTATCAGATCTTGGACACTGCCATTGAAGCAGCCCAGATGGCAAAGCTTTTGGGTGAAAAGCTTGTAATTATTGGTACAAGCATGGGTGGTACCATTGCAACGTATATTGCAGCACAGCATCCAGATATACCAGATGCCATTATATTAGTATCACCTTTTTACCGGTTTGCAAATCCAGTTGGCAATGCATTATTTTTTAGGCCATTTTTTAAAACTGTGTTGCTCTTTACTACATACCGTGAGCGCAAAGATCCTTATGATGATCCAAACGATAACTGGACCATGTATTGGTACGCAAAAAATTACTGGGCTTCACTTCACTCATTGCTGGACTTGGCAGATTTAATTGCACATGATGATACTTACAAAAAAGTATCATGTCCAGTATTGTTGCTCTATTATTATAAAGACAAAGAACATAAAGATGGCTCAGCTCAGGTGGAAGCCATGCTGAAAGCGTATGATACATTTAATAATGGGCACCCCAATCCTTTGAGCAGAAAAGTAGCAATAGAAAATGGCGATCATGTATTATTGTCAAAGTATGTGAAATCTGATTGGGATAAAGCAGAAAAAGCTATCACAGTGTTCTTACATGACCTTGCAAAGAATTAA